In a single window of the Candidatus Hydrothermales bacterium genome:
- the trmFO gene encoding methylenetetrahydrofolate--tRNA-(uracil(54)-C(5))-methyltransferase (FADH(2)-oxidizing) TrmFO produces MSEKVYVIGAGLAGVEAAWQLVTRDIKVTLFEKRPKKTTPAHRTPYFAELVCSNSFKSKEITHPHGLLKEELRRLGSIVMEAAFKFSIPGGKALTVDREKFSKYLTEIIENHANIKVIREEVKSIPDDGIVIIATGPLTEGELAEEIKKITGSEFFYFYDALSPIVSGDSLDMSELFFKDRHGVDDEGYLNAVMNEEEYTAFWRELVNAEIHRPHDFEKEINFFEGCLPIEEMARRGFDTLRYGPLRPDGIIDPRTGKTPFACVQLRREDMEDKSFSLVGFQTQLKIKEQERVFRMIRGLKNAEFIRYGAVHRNSYILGPKLLNPDLSLKKDRRIYFAGQIAGTEGYTEAVACGLVAGLNVYFYIKHKKSIIFPKETSIGALINYITSSDPRRFSPMNINLSLYPGVNEIKNRKKKMEFIAKRSLKVLEDFIENNLK; encoded by the coding sequence ATGAGTGAGAAAGTGTATGTAATAGGAGCTGGATTAGCAGGAGTAGAGGCAGCTTGGCAATTGGTAACCAGAGACATTAAAGTAACTCTTTTCGAAAAAAGACCAAAAAAAACTACACCAGCCCATAGAACCCCCTATTTTGCTGAACTTGTGTGTTCAAACTCATTTAAATCAAAAGAAATTACTCACCCACACGGACTTTTAAAAGAAGAACTAAGAAGACTCGGCTCAATTGTTATGGAAGCTGCCTTTAAATTTTCTATACCAGGCGGTAAGGCCTTAACCGTAGACAGAGAAAAGTTTTCAAAATATCTAACAGAAATAATTGAAAATCACGCAAACATAAAAGTAATAAGAGAAGAAGTTAAAAGTATACCTGATGACGGGATAGTTATAATTGCAACAGGCCCTCTAACAGAGGGAGAATTAGCTGAAGAAATTAAAAAAATAACTGGTTCAGAGTTTTTTTACTTTTATGATGCCCTTTCACCCATTGTTTCAGGAGATTCTTTAGATATGAGTGAACTTTTCTTTAAAGATAGACACGGCGTAGATGACGAAGGTTATCTAAATGCTGTGATGAATGAGGAGGAGTATACAGCTTTTTGGAGAGAACTTGTAAATGCAGAGATTCACAGGCCTCACGATTTTGAAAAAGAGATAAATTTTTTTGAGGGGTGTCTACCCATTGAAGAAATGGCAAGAAGAGGCTTTGATACTTTAAGGTATGGCCCTTTAAGACCTGATGGGATTATAGATCCAAGGACAGGTAAAACGCCCTTTGCCTGTGTTCAGTTAAGAAGAGAAGATATGGAGGATAAAAGTTTTTCTTTAGTTGGTTTCCAGACTCAGCTAAAAATAAAAGAACAGGAGAGAGTTTTCAGGATGATAAGGGGGCTTAAAAATGCAGAATTTATAAGGTATGGAGCTGTTCATAGAAACTCTTATATTTTAGGTCCAAAACTTTTAAATCCAGATTTAAGTTTAAAAAAAGATAGAAGAATTTATTTTGCAGGGCAGATAGCAGGAACAGAAGGTTATACAGAGGCAGTAGCCTGTGGTCTTGTGGCTGGTCTAAATGTTTACTTTTATATAAAACATAAAAAAAGTATTATTTTCCCGAAAGAGACTTCAATTGGAGCTCTTATCAATTACATTACATCTTCAGATCCAAGGAGGTTTTCTCCTATGAACATTAATCTTTCCCTATATCCAGGTGTAAATGAGATAAAAAACAGGAAAAAGAAGATGGAATTTATAGCGAAGAGAAGTTTAAAGGTTCTTGAGGATTTTATTGAAAATAATTTAAAATAA
- the mtrB gene encoding trp RNA-binding attenuation protein MtrB — translation MLNYEEGTKREQTIKKNFGEDRSPVHGNPYLIIKALEDGVRVMGLTRGLQTKVSHTEILSSGEIIVCQLTEYTSAFKIVGRAQVITPYGEIQAEGVIPKLKEFKEKIPEF, via the coding sequence ATGTTAAATTACGAAGAAGGAACCAAAAGAGAGCAAACTATAAAAAAGAATTTCGGTGAGGACAGAAGCCCTGTCCATGGTAATCCCTATCTAATAATAAAGGCACTTGAAGATGGAGTTAGAGTCATGGGACTAACAAGAGGCCTGCAGACAAAGGTTTCTCATACCGAAATTTTATCAAGTGGAGAAATTATAGTTTGTCAATTAACAGAGTATACTTCTGCTTTTAAGATAGTAGGAAGAGCCCAGGTTATAACACCCTATGGAGAGATTCAAGCCGAGGGAGTAATACCTAAATTAAAGGAGTTTAAAGAGAAAATCCCTGAATTTTAA
- the thiC gene encoding phosphomethylpyrimidine synthase ThiC translates to MTQLELAKIGKITDEMRYVAEKEGKKPEEIRELVASGRAIIPRNINHKSLSKFCGIGETLKVKINTNIGTSYDYVDLSEEIEKAKVAIEYGTDTLMDLSTGGDLKYIRRKILEICTVPLGTVPIYEVEYKVAKERGSIFDMEEDDIFEVIEEHGKDGVDFITVHSGITLETLRIYQNSARLTGIVSRGGGLIAAWMIKNKKENPLYKNFDRLLEIAREYDITLSLGDGLRPGSINDSTDRAQIAELLVIGELVERARKAGVQVMVEGPGHVPLNEIKTNVQIQKKLTKNAPFYILGMLPTDRAAGFDHIAGAIGGAIAGWYGADMLCYITPAEHLGLPDVNHVKEGVIAFKIAAHIADIARGNINALREEREMSEARYKLNWEKQFELALFPKEAREIFERRKSSTQACSMCGPFCPMNLVQKVIEKA, encoded by the coding sequence ATGACACAACTTGAACTTGCTAAAATTGGTAAAATAACCGATGAGATGAGGTATGTGGCAGAAAAGGAAGGGAAAAAACCAGAGGAGATAAGAGAACTTGTTGCATCAGGAAGAGCTATTATTCCGAGGAATATTAACCATAAGAGCCTTTCTAAGTTTTGTGGGATTGGAGAAACCTTAAAAGTTAAGATAAATACAAATATTGGTACCTCTTATGATTATGTGGATTTAAGTGAGGAAATAGAAAAAGCAAAAGTTGCAATAGAATATGGCACTGATACATTGATGGACCTTTCAACAGGTGGAGATCTTAAATACATAAGGAGAAAAATTTTAGAGATATGTACTGTACCACTTGGAACTGTCCCGATTTATGAAGTTGAGTACAAAGTAGCAAAGGAAAGAGGTTCAATTTTTGACATGGAAGAGGATGACATCTTTGAAGTTATTGAGGAACATGGGAAGGATGGAGTTGACTTTATTACTGTTCACTCTGGTATAACCTTAGAAACTTTGAGAATCTATCAAAACTCAGCTAGATTGACAGGAATAGTTTCAAGGGGAGGAGGGTTAATAGCAGCATGGATGATAAAAAATAAGAAAGAAAATCCACTATATAAAAATTTTGACAGACTTTTAGAGATAGCAAGGGAATATGATATTACACTTTCACTTGGAGATGGTTTAAGGCCTGGTTCTATAAATGATTCAACTGATAGAGCTCAAATTGCTGAATTACTTGTAATAGGAGAACTAGTTGAAAGGGCAAGAAAGGCAGGTGTTCAAGTTATGGTAGAGGGACCTGGACATGTTCCCTTAAATGAGATAAAAACAAATGTTCAGATACAGAAGAAATTAACAAAAAATGCTCCCTTTTATATTCTTGGGATGCTTCCTACGGATCGTGCTGCTGGATTTGATCATATTGCTGGTGCTATTGGAGGTGCAATTGCCGGATGGTATGGTGCTGATATGCTCTGCTATATCACACCTGCAGAGCACCTTGGCTTACCAGATGTAAATCATGTTAAAGAGGGTGTGATTGCCTTTAAGATCGCGGCTCACATCGCTGACATTGCAAGAGGAAATATTAATGCACTAAGGGAAGAGAGAGAAATGAGCGAGGCTAGGTACAAACTCAATTGGGAAAAACAGTTTGAACTTGCCCTTTTCCCAAAAGAGGCAAGGGAAATCTTTGAAAGAAGGAAAAGTAGCACTCAAGCCTGCTCTATGTGTGGACCTTTCTGCCCAATGAATCTTGTTCAGAAAGTAATAGAAAAAGCATAA
- a CDS encoding cytochrome c family protein translates to MVLLIWGILNLTLYSQEKKKFEYVKNTVCKMCHKAEARGKQWEIWENSAHAKAFETLKTEKSKEIAKKMGINDPLTSEKCLTCHNGWDGEEAVGCQDCHGPGSEYKSMQVMKAVYEGKIKPSEVGMIEPNEEFCKKCHNPESPTYKEFKFKEFFEKIKHPVPKK, encoded by the coding sequence GTGGTACTTTTAATTTGGGGAATTTTAAATTTAACTCTGTATTCTCAGGAAAAAAAGAAGTTTGAATATGTTAAAAATACAGTTTGTAAGATGTGTCACAAGGCAGAGGCAAGAGGAAAACAGTGGGAAATATGGGAAAATTCTGCTCATGCAAAGGCTTTTGAGACATTAAAGACCGAAAAATCTAAGGAAATTGCAAAAAAGATGGGGATAAATGATCCTCTAACATCAGAAAAATGTCTCACGTGTCATAACGGATGGGATGGTGAAGAGGCTGTAGGTTGCCAAGATTGCCATGGTCCAGGTTCAGAGTATAAATCAATGCAAGTTATGAAAGCTGTGTATGAAGGAAAAATTAAACCTAGTGAGGTCGGAATGATAGAACCTAATGAAGAGTTTTGTAAAAAGTGTCATAACCCAGAATCACCCACATATAAAGAATTTAAATTTAAGGAATTCTTTGAAAAAATAAAGCATCCTGTTCCAAAAAAGTAA
- a CDS encoding VIT1/CCC1 family protein: MELNNPELRKVLLEAQRKEITEYYVYLYLAEKIKGKEREKIRRIGEDELRHYEKLKEITKVDVKPDFKRIFFYKLVIKFFGIVFGLKLMEKGEEFSEKTYELLENNFEEFINIRKEEKEHELRLISFIEEKRLKYVGSIILGMSDALVELTGALAGLTFALRNSLLISIAAFITGFSASLSMAGSEYLSVKAEKLGDRKPLLSALYTGSMYLFVVIILLIPFFLIKNPFLSLTLSLLFSFVIIALFTFYVSVVYDENYKEKFLEMFFIITSVSLISFLIGTLLRKILGIEI; this comes from the coding sequence TTGGAGCTGAATAACCCAGAATTAAGAAAGGTTCTTTTAGAGGCTCAAAGAAAAGAAATTACTGAATATTATGTGTATCTTTATTTAGCAGAGAAAATAAAGGGAAAGGAGAGAGAAAAAATTAGAAGAATCGGAGAAGATGAGTTGAGGCACTATGAAAAGCTGAAAGAAATTACAAAAGTTGATGTTAAACCCGATTTTAAAAGAATCTTTTTTTATAAACTGGTAATAAAATTTTTCGGAATAGTGTTTGGTTTAAAACTTATGGAAAAGGGAGAGGAGTTTTCGGAGAAAACTTATGAGCTTCTTGAGAATAACTTTGAGGAATTTATAAATATTAGAAAGGAGGAAAAAGAACACGAGTTGAGGCTGATTTCCTTTATTGAGGAAAAGAGACTAAAATATGTGGGTTCTATTATTTTAGGTATGTCTGATGCTCTTGTTGAGTTGACCGGTGCCCTTGCTGGTTTAACCTTTGCTTTAAGAAACTCTTTATTAATATCGATAGCTGCCTTTATAACTGGTTTTTCAGCTTCCCTATCAATGGCTGGATCAGAGTATCTATCTGTTAAAGCTGAAAAACTTGGTGATAGAAAACCCCTTTTATCAGCCCTTTATACTGGTAGTATGTACTTGTTTGTCGTTATTATACTTTTAATACCTTTTTTTCTAATTAAAAACCCTTTCTTGTCTCTAACTCTTTCTCTATTATTTTCCTTTGTAATAATTGCGCTTTTTACATTTTATGTTTCTGTTGTTTATGACGAAAACTATAAAGAAAAATTTCTTGAAATGTTTTTTATTATAACTTCTGTATCTTTAATAAGCTTTTTGATAGGAACCTTATTAAGAAAGATTTTAGGAATCGAGATCTAG
- a CDS encoding cytochrome c3 family protein translates to MLIVTWTLINIHILKKKRICFNCHEDVLIFFYKSDHYEHLECYSCHGSHNLLSFKFPGSKIIISEKCTHCHFKEGKEYKESIHFLALKRGLKEAPSCIDCHSEHFILYSEKKESPIYFKNVPKTCANCHENKAITEKYGLPPKRYETYISSYRTLLRTGLLKISKLCFLS, encoded by the coding sequence GTGTTGATTGTCACTTGGACTTTGATAAATATCCACATCCTGAAAAAAAAGAGAATCTGTTTTAACTGCCACGAAGATGTTTTAATTTTTTTCTATAAAAGTGATCACTATGAACATCTTGAATGCTATTCCTGTCATGGAAGCCATAACCTTTTATCTTTTAAATTCCCGGGTTCTAAAATAATAATTTCGGAAAAATGTACACACTGTCATTTTAAAGAAGGAAAAGAGTATAAAGAGAGTATACATTTTTTAGCCCTTAAAAGAGGACTTAAGGAAGCACCTTCATGTATAGATTGTCATTCAGAGCACTTTATTTTATACTCTGAGAAGAAAGAATCGCCAATTTATTTCAAAAATGTTCCTAAAACTTGTGCTAATTGCCATGAAAATAAGGCTATAACAGAAAAATATGGATTACCTCCAAAAAGATATGAAACATATATAAGTAGTTACCGGACTTTACTTAGAACAGGGCTTCTTAAAATCAGCAAACTGTGTTTCTTGTCATGA
- a CDS encoding cytochrome b/b6 domain-containing protein: MLLILSGFSLKYSHTTLGKILIFREGGFNTRGSLHRLSAFLLIFTTIFHIFYMLFTKEGRNEFKMLLPCKKDFYDFKNSILYNLGMIDKKPEFDRYSYEEKLQYWAISLLLLLMIFSGIILMFHDSFFYLLPKWFFDLSFAVHSWTATLVIVFLVLWHFYIVHLSPSNFPINLSFWHGYVEMKNG, from the coding sequence TTGTTGTTAATTCTTTCAGGTTTCTCTTTAAAGTATTCTCATACCACCCTTGGAAAAATTTTAATTTTTCGTGAGGGAGGATTCAATACAAGGGGTAGTCTTCATAGACTTTCAGCTTTCCTTTTAATTTTTACTACAATATTTCACATTTTTTATATGCTGTTTACAAAAGAAGGAAGAAATGAATTCAAAATGCTTTTACCTTGTAAAAAAGATTTTTATGATTTTAAAAATAGTATTCTTTACAACTTAGGTATGATAGATAAAAAGCCAGAATTTGACAGGTATTCTTATGAAGAAAAATTACAATACTGGGCAATTTCTCTTTTATTACTTTTAATGATTTTTTCTGGCATAATTCTTATGTTTCATGATTCCTTTTTTTATTTATTACCTAAGTGGTTTTTCGATCTTTCCTTTGCGGTCCATTCTTGGACCGCCACTTTAGTTATAGTATTTTTAGTTCTCTGGCACTTTTATATTGTACATCTTTCACCTTCCAACTTCCCTATTAATCTATCCTTTTGGCACGGCTACGTAGAGATGAAAAATGGCTAA
- a CDS encoding Rieske (2Fe-2S) protein: protein MENKKFLGNLAIILIFITVLLSIIPVIFYLIPESEKKELNVFTDRNGNPILFDQIKEGEHLLGVSKDGPTILIKKENKIYAFSAVCTHLGCIVKWLPEKEEFFCPCHAGRFDSEGKVIAGPPPAPLKRYKVEIDKEGKIILSYNEGDQK, encoded by the coding sequence ATGGAAAATAAAAAGTTCCTAGGAAATTTAGCTATAATTTTAATTTTTATAACTGTTTTGCTTTCAATAATACCTGTAATCTTTTACCTTATTCCCGAAAGCGAAAAGAAAGAACTTAATGTTTTTACTGATAGAAACGGAAATCCTATTCTCTTTGATCAGATAAAAGAGGGTGAACACCTTTTAGGAGTGTCAAAAGACGGCCCCACCATATTAATAAAAAAAGAAAATAAAATTTATGCCTTCTCAGCAGTATGTACCCATCTTGGATGTATTGTTAAATGGTTACCAGAAAAAGAAGAGTTCTTTTGTCCCTGTCACGCAGGAAGATTTGATTCAGAGGGAAAAGTAATCGCAGGTCCACCACCAGCGCCTTTAAAAAGATATAAAGTTGAAATAGATAAGGAGGGAAAGATTATCCTTTCCTATAATGAAGGAGATCAAAAATGA
- a CDS encoding cytochrome bc complex cytochrome b subunit produces the protein MRKLIKGIDEKIGITEFYQKFLSGYMVPENLNFWYTLGSVCIFFFLIQVVTGVLLLMYYIPSVDKAFESVLFITNNVPFGWLIRRIHAVAAHLFVIALFLHMLSVIIMGSYKKPREINWITGCLLFALVLTACLSGYLLPWSQLSYWATTVATSIPETIPYIGKWLVFLIRGGEKITQITLSRFFALHVVIIPSLIFLLITIHIIVMRRVGISYPPGTDESKVKKIPFFPYFFLKDLRSIYLFFALTLLIVFFFPQLVFPKDAMVKADPLETPEKIKPEWYFLFNYQLLKIVPNEFLGIFIQILLALVILLLPFIDRNPERRIWKRPLFFMSVIFFILFYIFITVWGYLS, from the coding sequence ATGAGAAAACTTATTAAAGGAATTGATGAAAAAATAGGTATCACAGAATTTTACCAAAAATTTCTCTCCGGTTATATGGTTCCAGAAAATCTAAACTTTTGGTATACTCTTGGTTCAGTCTGTATTTTCTTTTTTTTAATTCAGGTTGTAACAGGTGTTCTTTTACTTATGTATTATATTCCCTCTGTTGATAAGGCCTTTGAAAGTGTTTTGTTTATAACAAACAATGTTCCATTTGGATGGCTTATAAGAAGAATCCATGCTGTTGCAGCCCATTTATTTGTAATTGCTCTTTTTCTTCATATGCTGTCTGTAATCATAATGGGCTCTTATAAAAAACCAAGAGAAATAAATTGGATAACAGGTTGTCTCCTTTTTGCTCTTGTTCTTACAGCTTGTCTTTCAGGTTACCTTTTACCCTGGAGCCAGCTATCCTACTGGGCAACTACAGTAGCAACAAGTATTCCTGAAACTATCCCTTACATAGGGAAATGGTTAGTTTTTTTAATAAGGGGAGGAGAAAAAATCACTCAAATTACCTTAAGTAGATTTTTTGCTTTGCATGTTGTTATTATTCCCTCTTTAATTTTCCTTTTGATTACTATACACATAATAGTTATGAGAAGAGTTGGAATTTCCTATCCTCCTGGTACAGATGAAAGTAAGGTTAAAAAGATTCCATTTTTCCCTTACTTTTTTCTTAAAGATTTAAGGTCAATATATTTATTTTTTGCTCTTACACTTTTAATAGTTTTCTTTTTCCCTCAACTTGTTTTTCCAAAAGATGCTATGGTAAAAGCTGATCCTTTAGAAACACCGGAAAAGATAAAGCCAGAGTGGTATTTCCTTTTTAACTATCAGCTTTTGAAAATTGTCCCAAATGAGTTTTTAGGAATATTCATACAGATTTTGCTTGCTCTTGTTATTTTACTTTTACCCTTTATTGATAGAAATCCTGAAAGGAGAATTTGGAAAAGACCCTTATTTTTTATGAGCGTTATATTTTTTATATTGTTTTACATATTTATAACCGTATGGGGGTACTTATCATGA
- a CDS encoding cytochrome c3 family protein: MKKILLIFLFPISLFSYEKTVCIDCHLKLEDKALREAVYEWEKSIHAKYDISCHHCHGGNPKDEATAMSPEFGFIGIPKYEEIPEFCGKCHIGVKENYLKSAHSKNLPDGPNCVTCHTYHNQREAGIYLINPDLCGTCHDYERAEKIRSALLSTEEYIYNLTKRNDNLLYHGFNIEDISKKVFSAKNSFRSLTHVIDVSYILAQTESIKRELDNISKSIQKNEDIVKKRKIVGAFVIILFLISACVFGELYKELKRSLERS, translated from the coding sequence ATGAAGAAAATCCTTTTAATATTTTTGTTTCCAATTTCTTTATTTTCTTACGAAAAGACGGTATGTATTGATTGTCACCTTAAACTTGAGGATAAGGCCTTAAGGGAAGCGGTTTACGAATGGGAAAAAAGTATACATGCAAAATATGATATTTCTTGTCATCACTGTCATGGTGGAAATCCAAAGGATGAGGCTACTGCTATGAGTCCAGAATTTGGTTTTATAGGTATTCCTAAATATGAGGAAATTCCTGAGTTTTGTGGAAAGTGTCATATTGGAGTTAAGGAAAATTACTTAAAAAGTGCTCATAGCAAAAACCTTCCAGATGGTCCTAACTGTGTTACTTGCCATACCTATCATAATCAGAGGGAAGCTGGTATTTATCTCATAAACCCTGATTTATGCGGAACCTGTCATGATTACGAAAGAGCTGAAAAAATAAGATCGGCTTTGCTAAGCACAGAAGAATATATCTATAATCTAACAAAAAGAAATGATAATTTGTTATATCATGGATTTAACATAGAGGATATTAGTAAAAAGGTTTTTTCAGCAAAAAATTCTTTCAGAAGCCTAACACATGTGATTGACGTTAGCTATATACTTGCACAAACTGAAAGTATAAAAAGAGAATTAGATAATATTAGTAAATCTATTCAAAAAAACGAAGATATAGTTAAAAAAAGGAAAATTGTTGGAGCTTTTGTTATTATCCTATTTTTAATCTCAGCATGCGTATTTGGTGAACTTTATAAGGAGCTCAAAAGATCATTAGAGCGTAGCTAA
- the amrB gene encoding AmmeMemoRadiSam system protein B: protein MFNLKMEERPKLRYFDIIPQSRGFILVDPFSISKEMFLSKNSFLLLSLIDGKSTISDIKSKFLKMTGIILSDMEIINFINALDQNFLLYNERFLTKVKEEKEKIKNESFKEIKYLNNLEELRKSIEKKYFEVTKKIKGVIVPHIDLRVAISTYQKFFSILQSVKESKIFVLGVSHFWYEVPFSVFPKNFKVGEKIVETDFELIEKISKLFDYDITSDYFAYKREHSVEFPVLFISFLNENKKVVVSLVSESDIKKLREISQKIIEVLKDLKEDIFLISSIDLSHVGRKFGDDKSYDPEEVDKAYIELLLNLENERAFEFLEKNENKTRIDGKNTNFLFLEILKEFNIKRKFN, encoded by the coding sequence GTGTTTAATTTAAAGATGGAGGAAAGACCGAAGCTCAGATACTTCGATATAATACCGCAAAGTAGAGGTTTTATATTAGTTGATCCCTTTTCTATATCAAAAGAGATGTTTCTATCAAAAAACTCATTTCTTTTGCTATCATTAATTGACGGAAAAAGTACAATTTCTGATATAAAGTCAAAGTTTTTAAAGATGACGGGTATTATACTGTCTGACATGGAGATAATTAATTTTATAAACGCTCTTGATCAAAATTTTTTACTTTACAATGAAAGATTTTTAACAAAAGTAAAGGAAGAAAAGGAAAAAATTAAAAACGAAAGTTTTAAAGAAATAAAATATTTAAATAATTTGGAGGAGTTAAGGAAAAGTATAGAAAAAAAGTATTTTGAGGTTACGAAGAAGATAAAGGGAGTAATAGTTCCTCATATTGATCTTAGAGTTGCTATTTCAACATATCAGAAATTTTTCTCTATTCTCCAAAGTGTAAAAGAGAGCAAAATTTTTGTTCTTGGGGTTTCACATTTTTGGTATGAAGTTCCCTTTTCAGTTTTTCCAAAAAACTTTAAGGTTGGAGAAAAAATTGTGGAAACAGACTTTGAACTTATAGAAAAAATTTCAAAACTGTTTGATTATGATATAACCTCTGACTATTTTGCTTATAAAAGAGAACATTCAGTTGAATTTCCTGTTTTATTTATAAGTTTTCTTAATGAAAACAAAAAAGTAGTTGTTTCTCTTGTTTCAGAAAGTGATATTAAAAAGTTAAGGGAAATTTCACAAAAAATAATAGAAGTTTTAAAAGATTTAAAAGAGGATATATTTTTAATATCAAGTATTGATCTTTCCCATGTAGGAAGAAAGTTTGGGGATGATAAAAGTTATGATCCAGAAGAGGTGGATAAAGCGTACATAGAGCTTTTACTTAATCTTGAGAATGAAAGGGCCTTTGAGTTTTTAGAAAAAAATGAAAATAAAACAAGAATAGATGGTAAAAACACAAACTTTTTATTTTTGGAAATCTTAAAAGAATTTAACATCAAAAGGAAGTTTAATTGA
- a CDS encoding alkaline phosphatase family protein, whose protein sequence is MKLFAFGLDGVPFCFIDEKLKSKIPNIKKLMDESQYGILKSIIPPITVPAWTCMLSGKTPGELGIYGFRNRKDADYKLKVVSSYDIKEDTVLELLSKKGKKIVSIGIPPSYPPRPINGIRISCFLTPENEKNYSYPEEIGKVIEENFGKYIFDVKGFRTENKEWLKKEIFKMTEQHFEIVKYFVKKIEYDLFFFVEMGTDRIHHGFWRFFDKTHKLYEKDNLYEDVIPEYYSFVDKKIGEILEILPEDTWILIVSDHGAKKIEGCVAVNELLIKEGFLKLKESVRGRKRLEPEMIDFKKTLAYGEGGYYSRVYLNLKGRDREGILDKRDYEKVREELREIFENLKNEENKNIGTKVYYPEEIYPEVKGFPPDLIVIFGDLDYRSVGSVGVGEIFTLENDTGPDDANHSYEGFYIIRSPDKRIRGRKDGSIYDITNTMIKIFKLDESEMLPLRGRCLI, encoded by the coding sequence ATGAAACTTTTTGCTTTTGGTCTTGATGGTGTTCCCTTTTGTTTTATTGATGAAAAATTAAAAAGTAAAATTCCAAACATAAAAAAATTGATGGATGAATCACAATATGGAATACTTAAAAGTATAATACCACCTATAACTGTTCCGGCCTGGACTTGTATGTTATCAGGTAAAACACCAGGAGAATTGGGAATATACGGTTTTAGAAATAGAAAAGATGCTGATTATAAATTAAAAGTTGTTTCTTCTTATGATATCAAAGAAGATACTGTTTTAGAACTTTTATCAAAAAAAGGTAAGAAGATAGTGTCAATAGGGATTCCGCCTTCTTATCCTCCAAGACCGATAAATGGGATTAGGATTTCCTGTTTTTTAACACCTGAAAACGAGAAAAATTACTCATATCCCGAAGAAATAGGAAAAGTTATAGAAGAAAATTTTGGGAAATATATCTTTGATGTTAAGGGTTTTAGAACAGAAAATAAGGAATGGTTGAAAAAGGAAATTTTTAAAATGACTGAACAGCACTTTGAAATCGTTAAGTACTTTGTAAAAAAAATAGAATATGATCTTTTTTTCTTCGTAGAAATGGGAACTGATAGAATTCACCATGGTTTTTGGAGATTCTTTGATAAAACTCATAAACTTTACGAAAAAGATAATCTTTATGAGGATGTAATACCTGAGTATTACTCATTTGTCGATAAAAAAATTGGTGAAATTCTTGAAATTTTGCCGGAAGATACATGGATTTTGATTGTTTCGGACCATGGGGCAAAAAAAATAGAAGGGTGCGTAGCTGTTAATGAATTGTTGATAAAAGAAGGTTTTCTTAAACTTAAGGAGAGTGTAAGGGGGCGAAAAAGATTAGAACCAGAAATGATTGATTTTAAAAAAACTTTAGCCTATGGAGAGGGGGGGTATTATTCAAGAGTTTATCTAAACTTAAAGGGAAGAGATAGAGAGGGGATTTTGGATAAAAGAGATTATGAGAAGGTAAGAGAAGAGCTAAGAGAAATTTTTGAAAATTTAAAAAATGAAGAGAATAAAAATATTGGGACAAAGGTTTATTATCCTGAGGAGATATATCCAGAGGTTAAGGGTTTTCCCCCAGATTTAATTGTAATTTTTGGAGATCTTGATTATAGAAGTGTAGGTTCAGTTGGAGTAGGTGAGATTTTTACACTTGAAAATGATACAGGACCTGATGATGCCAATCATTCTTACGAGGGATTTTATATAATAAGATCTCCAGATAAGAGAATAAGAGGAAGAAAAGACGGTAGTATATACGATATTACAAATACAATGATTAAAATTTTTAAGTTAGATGAAAGCGAGATGTTGCCACTTAGAGGAAGGTGTTTAATTTAA